The genomic stretch GTTGCAAGCATGAAACGTGGCAACTTCTAATCAAATCTAGCAACACTTTGGATTTACAAGCAGAGATTTTACTCTGGTTGTGTACGAATCGGATAGATACTTGCGTCGATGCGAATTGTCGAGTGCTCGAGCTTGCACAAGTATCGTTgctgaaagaaaataaagagtaTTGCTCGGCTTTGATACCTTTAATCGCATCTTTGACAATACAGCTTTTGGAATATGGGCATGAAccaatgcaaaatttttatgcgaTATTAAATCTGATCGAATGGTCGTATGATAGTATAGGAAATGTCACAATAGCTATGATGATGGAAATAATCTTGGTATGCCCTGCAGCTTATTTACTCAACGCTCTTCAGATatgtaagtatatttaataaacacatatatatatatatatatatatatatatatatatatatatatattttaaataatataatccaaaataataatataattatctctctttaaaaaaattactaaaattaaaattaaaatttcacgagTTTTGATTTTGatcgattttatatcataGGTACTATCATTGTGGACAAAATGCCGTGCAgtgtcatattattaaatgcgtTAGCTGCATCCTTATTAAAATGGCTGGCTTATCCATCACTATTATGCTCTGATGCATTAGGGGAagcaaaagaattattaattagaatgtCACAAAAACAAACGGGCAATAGTGATGGTATTGTTTCAAACAAAATGTTGCTCACATTCAGCCACAGCAATAGATACATCCAGTTTTATACAGAATTCATTCGCAGTCTATATTCTCTAGAAAACAATATTCTTTCATGGTTGGAAAACTTATCACTCGCACCGATTGATCTGAGATACATGTGCAAACTTATCTTGTGTGGAATCTTCCTGTATAGCAATGAGCCTATCGTTATACAGAAAACCTGCGACATTCTTGTACAAATAGCGCGGGAGATCAACTCCTTTTCGTCGCACGTTCTATCTTTGTTATTGCATAAGTTAACCAAATCTCACGACAGTTCTACCTTAAAATATCTGTTGTTAGCCATCCCCGAGTTTGCCATGTCTAAGGAGAACTTGCCAATTGTCATCCACACATTGGACACGATGTTGAATAGTGGAAAACCActaaaatatttcgcgatcCAACTCTATACGAAGGCCTTGGAAAAGGAGCCGCGCTGCTACCGCTTTATATCCGCTGCTCTTATGGATACTATGGAGACCGATCACAGTTGGCATTCGGATGTGACGTGTGCTCAAACGATCAAATACATCTGTGAAAATCGACCCGAAGACGGCGAAGAACTTGTACCGCTGCTGTCGCAAATCCTGAACCGATGCGTCGATTTAAACGGCGGTGCTGCTAGCGCACTCGCGCTCAACAGCATCTCTGCCCTATGCAAATTTGCGGTGATAGGTACACTATATTTTTAGAcattatgctttttttttaatatgttgtataattttttataaagtaccAAAATTTTTCGTGATTTTATATAGACcacgattttatttaacagGCATCTACTCCACCTGGCAGGTATTAGCGCCAAAGATGCGCAAGGAAAAACGCACTGTGGTTCTGGAGAGTCTGTGTGAGCTCTTTGCAGACATTCCCTCGTATCCATTTCGCGCGAGCGACGATTATGATAAATTCATCGTAGACATTGTGACGCATTTGTGGAGTTATGCAATTTGTGAAGATACGAGGATCGCAAAAGCGGCGTTCAAGGCTTTGAGATCTTATCATTTGGAACGAGTTCCTCTAAGCACTTTGCCCTTAGACTTTCGGTCAGATCTCATAGTGTCCGGCGCTTATCCAGAAAAGACGACTAATGAAACTGACAAgtctgaaaatatattgcaatatgtgCCGGGCACTTGTTGGATCCAGATGTTAAAGAAGATGAATACAAATGTTTTATCGGCAGCCGgggatcttttaattttttacatcgaGGATGAATTGAGCGGCTTCAGATCGCGAATATACACTTGGCCACAAGGAGAACCGTCCAACTACAAGTATTTGCCGGAAAGAAGCGTAATAAGGGCTGTCGGCGAATATCTGAGACGAGGCAACAAGGAAGATCCGAGCAATCAGAGAACCATGGTGGAATGTCTGCGTATATTCGCTTACAAGTATAAAAAACCGTTACCAAACATAAAGTGGGATTTCTTGAAGGAAACTATGCAAATATCGGAAGAGGCTAAAGAGTACAGTCTGTCCATCATGAGCCGTCACTGTCAAATCTCTGCATCGGCAAAATTGCTCACGGAGAGTTTTTTATCGATGTACACATCCGCATCAGAAGCTGGTCAATTGTTGCtaaatgaaaaacatttagTGCTTTACTCGAATCTCGACGAGCTGTGTCAGGCTATTCAGCCCAGTTCCTTGAAACAATTTCTTGAGACTTCTCTCAATTATGTCATTGAAAAAATCTCACTCAATGACGAAACATCAGTCGATTTGTTCAATCATATTGTCTCTTCGTATGCCACTGCTTTGAAAAGCAGCGTGATACTTATAGGAAATCGCACGCTGTTGACTAGTATGTTGgaagaaatattagaaaaaatcgatttaacatccaaatatttcgagaaatatCTTGCAGCCGTGATGGAATTATTGGATAAGGACATCGAAAGAATGACATCACCTAGCATTTGGTTCGAAGTGACGCCAAAAAAACTGAGGAACGCCATTACTATTAGAGCTGAAATATCGTTCAGGAAACTCAATTCTATCAACTCACCACTCATTTGGCTAAATGAACCTATCGATATGGCTGCATCTAATCCtgagtaaatattaataattataacaattatataatagatttaatttccAGTCAGGGATTATTGTTCaacaaaagcattttttttttctttttacagaatgcaaaaatttttgttggaAAATATACAAAGAGTACAAACTAATTTGAGATTATTGAAATCTTGTGACTTTGGATCCcaaaaaaattggattttgGATTTTATGAATCACATTAACGCACTTATAGTGGAGGAAtcatatgaaaaaaacaatataattttttattgtgatatcTTATTTGTCTCAATCATCTGTTTATCTGGCATGGATTGCCTATTGCCGAAAAGAGAATTGTTAGCTAGTTCGCAAGATGAGAGGATAAGAATGTTCCCACAGGCCATTTCTGTGCTTATTGACCGACAAATATGGAAGTCTGTATCTTGTCAGGTATgtgtgcataaatatttatataaaatattttataaattacgaagagatttttaatattatattatatttactataatattagattatattagattatattagattatatgttatatatttatcagctaaaaaaatgttatgtttacatattataatcgtCAAAAAGTTTTCGTCGTATGTGAAAACGgacaatacatgtatataatacataaatatatatgatatatatatatatatatatatatatatatatatatatataaaatcgtattgatattttatttagattatgaAATGGCTGAATCACATGAGGACCAGTTCCGTACCTGATGTGTATATATCTGCGTTTCAAAGTGCATTAATCTTATTAAGGCATGAAGAAGACTATAATTTACAGTGGACAAACTATTTGTCAGTCAAAACTTATATCcccatatttaattaaagaaaaaatgtatatatataaaatatttttatataaaaaaaagatttcatatTGAATTGATTTACTTATTACTCAGTCttacatttcattaataatattaaatcctATAACTGTAACAAATAATCTATACTCTTGATCtatattcttgataattttatttaaatatctatgttttattgctaataaaatataataattacgacAAATTCTAATAGGTTGATACACAGATACttagatttatctttttacatcataattaatatccaATTCGTtagttaaacatttttacatttaaacagtaatatgtagaaaaaaatatgttaattcgTCATtgctgaaaaatatacaaacattcaaaagaaaagacaactttctattatcttaattattttatacattttcttgaattttattaagattaattttctaattcgATTACTTCTATACTGTTGTTATATACATCAGTACTTGTCAAAAGAGCAATTTTACAGGCAATAtctattcaaaaaaatctgaaaatcttttatataagacttatttttataaataatattatgtataaatataaatttatatacataaaaatagtaaacaaCATggggaaagaaaatattcattgtctataaaatattagaattattaaatactgaTACTCATCTTGAATAGAATGTGAAGACCTTAGGCTTTtacttatcataaaaataaaaatgcattttaataatttccctAACTAAATTGGATGTTTCATTTGCACATAGtgttgtacaaaatatttcaatatcatatatatctacaatttcCTCGTCACATATGTTGTATGTGACGGCACTCATAATGCTACACGGACGTTTCGCTATTGTCTAATGTCATTACTGTTAAAGTATTAGGTCTCGAGCCAGTTAGAATTTGTTCTTCTGGTGGACGCATTCGCGGttccaaaatatttctctttgtctcCACGTTCTTTTTGATTGGTGTACGACTAGGACTAGACTTTCTACTGCtcgaatatgattttaataaacgcgccctaaataattttaaaaaaactttgaataatatctaaaattatatttttttcttttcagcaatgtttaaaatattgattgttaGAGCTCGATATTTTTTGTCGCAAAGCTAAACAATAAGTAAACATGAATTATACTTACGCATCCATCAACTTTAGAAATAAACGAGTGTACACTTGATACTCCTCATCCCCGAATTCAGTAGGATCGTGTCTCGCATGTTCGTACAAATCACAGAACTGATGTATTAAACGCTGACCGCTTCCATTCAATGGAGTGGCAAGTGTAGTGAGCAAATACGCTCTTAGATTCTCTGAGGGATGTCTTTTCAAACAGTTGTCATATTTTGTAATCTCTGCCTCTGCAAACACACATGATATAAAGTAGCATTAATACAACAATGCAATGATAACTTACCTAAGGTTTTAACATCATCAACTGCTTTCAATCTATAATAATGTGGTGGAACTTGACCCCCTggagttaaaatatatctaggATCACTGATGAGTTGCGGTTCATATTGGATCCTAGGTATTACTTCAATTCTCCTCTCTATTTCCTTTTTCAAGGActaaaacatttattgaataataatatagtggCATATAACCTCAGGGCTTAACCTCTATTAAGTATTATATCATATggaatatatactttttttgcaTCGTGTCCTATAGGGATATGAGGACCTCGACGAGATCTTAGAGCAAATCTCATAATTTGTCGTTTCGCGAAGACGAATAGCAACAATATTGTCAAGACGCCCGCTGCTATAAATATCACTATGGTTACACCAGATAATTCCTCTGTCATTTTTGCACGACAATCGAGGTGATCTACctctatcaataataattattaacaagcACTAATCTTtaggaaaaaattatgtattgcaTTGAAACAAAGTaagactaacaataagattaattCGAATTTTCGAATGTAATCTCCAATCAGCTGATCAGCGCACAGTCATTGATTTCGCGCGCATCTTGCTGGAAGTGCGGgtgaaatgtcaaataatactcattttatatatgtatatatataaatgtatttctagatttttatcaattaagaaGATAGATGAATTCATAAAAaggcattaattattaataataattttatcaaactttttcctcttctaacttggaaatatatatacatatacattatatatatatatatatatatatatatatatatatatatgtatatgtatatatatatttccaagttagaagaggaaaaagtttgataaaattattattaataattaatgcctTTTTATGAATTCATCTATCTtcttaatcgataaaaatctagaaatacattttaaagctataaaaataagattttaaataataaaaaaaatctttagcCACCTTAAGTAACTTTGTTAattagaagaaattttaatcaataatccatttttttaattattaatttttttttaaatattacttaatgatctacatattttttaagatattttccaTGGGTTTTCTGAATAATGTTTCATTGACAGCAACGACTTCGGCCATTACATTTTTCTGTTCTTGTGACAGTTctgtattcatttttaaaaatgataatataagtttactaaaagttttatctttagaataataaagcgCTTTtcccgaaaataattttgtaattttgtcgACCATATTATGATCCAGTCTTACAGATaagaaattttgcaatatagaTAAGTGCCATGGCTTTAACTCCTTGACATATGTAAGAAACTCTCTGcaaaaaaaacaatcattagtttttttaactcaaattattcttttataaaatagttcagcattttttaaataaaacagaataatgtatgtgttttatatttatataaattaaataattttagagttttttaaaaataaatcgtcacaaaaagtttgtaaaaattaattttaatattattaaattaaatagattgtttggatatttgaataataagtttcattataataaaaaaatttaatattaatattaatatttttcaaagatattaagatgttattaagatataatttgaaaatatattatgtgagTCTGAGAAATAAGTaatgtataatagaatatattaatttcagcttaaaaattcttttagaagaataattattatcaatctattatgtgtgtgtataaaataattataaaacatactcTAAAagaactattttcttttgcagATCAAATGTGTTTACAATAGTAATGATCAACATTGTATCTTTCAACTCAGCATTGAGAAGAGGAACAAATATAAACTGCTGAATCTCATCAGGAAAGTTTTTAATGCATTCTACAATTGCAGATGACAATAAACGAGATGGCTCCTCAAGTTCAATTATCTGTGACCACAATATAAAGCATAATTAACTTATGAGGAAAGAATACAGCAGATAGGTATATTCAGTAATATGCCATTTGATACCTTTGGCAGCAACAAATGTGTGCACaatatattgagatattttattctctgttCAATAGTCATATTGTTTAACGATGTACACAGATTATAAATACCCTTTggacttaatttttttgccaTCTCATTTACCATTGGAATAAGATCTTCATTGGacaaattttctaattgaGCAAAGTCTAGTCTGCCATTATTTCGTTCTAAACTCTCACAAGCAGACTCTAAAATATCACATCTTTGTGGTGATACAGTAACAGATTTTTCAGATTCTATAAATGTTCTCTCAGTTTGCGTAAAGTAAAATTGAGTAGATGGTAGCACTAATTGATCATGTATCATCTGCGATTCATTATGATTTGATTCATCATCGTTATCGCTGTTTTCACTTTCTGaacatatttcttctttattctaaattaaatagtttacatataatgtatttaattatctatatgctatatattatctatatctataaataatttaatgtaatctaatttattatatacaaaataattatatcaatctcacacagaagaaaaaatttttcgatctaaatattttgcacCACATTTCCAACATTCTCTCTTAAAccataattcataaaaagatGCATATCTAAGAAACATTAAGATCTTATTGAAGATTAAATCAAACGCAATTCTAACCTCTCTTGCTATCACTTTCCACAGAGGATTTGCCTGGGCAATATTATCCTTCATCATATCTCTGATAGATTCGAGTCTCGCTGTGGTCTCTTCTGATAAAGTGtacttttgaaaaaagacTTCCGAATCCGTATCTTCTCGCATTAATTCGCTTATGTTGCATTGTCTCGCACATGTTTCGTTTGACATTGCAGATCAGTAACACACGTGgactcttcttttttttaaatatatttcacaataaattttttcaagagataCTTATCTCAACAcctcttattaataaatttttgaaccagaattgatatatctaatagttgcatattaatatattaaatatacagttatattatatgcaatttatatatattggacTACAAACGCATAGCAAACTAATGAAAAACTATAGATGAagagatagatataaaattacatataaaataataacaatttagaatatgtaatatatttagaatatcgTATAGATCAACGCGCCATTTTTGTGGATTCTTCACGTACATTTGATTATGCTTGTGAATATTTAGAATAGATTTTATCTCATCTCGCTAAACGGATTACCGCCAACTACCGCGCATTTGACATGGAGGACCTGAAAAGACCCAGACGAGTCATATTgggtttttaaaaaaaaaagaaaccggAAGTGCACTCTCCGTGCACTTCCCTGGTCGGTCATGCTTTGTGACTTGTGGCTCGTAGCTCATGGCTCATCGCGTCAGCGAGTCAGACGTCAGACAGTGAGACAGTCAGACTGTCAGACAGCATCAGGCAT from Cataglyphis hispanica isolate Lineage 1 chromosome 3, ULB_Chis1_1.0, whole genome shotgun sequence encodes the following:
- the LOC126859226 gene encoding focadhesin isoform X2, yielding MDEIEYKLKSRDPTLISHIAEFKLLSSKCNSNDSIVSTSACQALIVLVETGLWDVKSALASFMACLSSSKNYQAITIAVSQLLILDWKMQDKRNEYTLQIPTQHPFITILNQEKLSWRSVLNQMKLIMHHDKHVMEQSIKLLRPVFMYILCNPSIDLCESCKHETWQLLIKSSNTLDLQAEILLWLCTNRIDTCVDANCRVLELAQVSLLKENKEYCSALIPLIASLTIQLLEYGHEPMQNFYAILNLIEWSYDSIGNVTIAMMMEIILVCPAAYLLNALQICTIIVDKMPCSVILLNALAASLLKWLAYPSLLCSDALGEAKELLIRMSQKQTGNSDGIVSNKMLLTFSHSNRYIQFYTEFIRSLYSLENNILSWLENLSLAPIDLRYMCKLILCGIFLYSNEPIVIQKTCDILVQIAREINSFSSHVLSLLLHKLTKSHDSSTLKYLLLAIPEFAMSKENLPIVIHTLDTMLNSGKPLKYFAIQLYTKALEKEPRCYRFISAALMDTMETDHSWHSDVTCAQTIKYICENRPEDGEELVPLLSQILNRCVDLNGGAASALALNSISALCKFAVIGIYSTWQVLAPKMRKEKRTVVLESLCELFADIPSYPFRASDDYDKFIVDIVTHLWSYAICEDTRIAKAAFKALRSYHLERVPLSTLPLDFRSDLIVSGAYPEKTTNETDKSENILQYVPGTCWIQMLKKMNTNVLSAAGDLLIFYIEDELSGFRSRIYTWPQGEPSNYKYLPERSVIRAVGEYLRRGNKEDPSNQRTMVECLRIFAYKYKKPLPNIKWDFLKETMQISEEAKEYSLSIMSRHCQISASAKLLTESFLSMYTSASEAGQLLLNEKHLVLYSNLDELCQAIQPSSLKQFLETSLNYVIEKISLNDETSVDLFNHIVSSYATALKSSVILIGNRTLLTSMLEEILEKIDLTSKYFEKYLAAVMELLDKDIERMTSPSIWFEVTPKKLRNAITIRAEISFRKLNSINSPLIWLNEPIDMAASNPEMQKFLLENIQRVQTNLRLLKSCDFGSQKNWILDFMNHINALIVEESYEKNNIIFYCDILFVSIICLSGMDCLLPKRELLASSQDERIRMFPQAISVLIDRQIWKSVSCQIMKWLNHMRTSSVPDVYISAFQSALILLRHEEDYNLQWTNYLSVKTYIPIFN
- the LOC126859226 gene encoding focadhesin isoform X1, which produces MDEIEYKLKSRDPTLISHAISKLIDMIKKKFEIEEKDISKIAEFKLLSSKCNSNDSIVSTSACQALIVLVETGLWDVKSALASFMACLSSSKNYQAITIAVSQLLILDWKMQDKRNEYTLQIPTQHPFITILNQEKLSWRSVLNQMKLIMHHDKHVMEQSIKLLRPVFMYILCNPSIDLCESCKHETWQLLIKSSNTLDLQAEILLWLCTNRIDTCVDANCRVLELAQVSLLKENKEYCSALIPLIASLTIQLLEYGHEPMQNFYAILNLIEWSYDSIGNVTIAMMMEIILVCPAAYLLNALQICTIIVDKMPCSVILLNALAASLLKWLAYPSLLCSDALGEAKELLIRMSQKQTGNSDGIVSNKMLLTFSHSNRYIQFYTEFIRSLYSLENNILSWLENLSLAPIDLRYMCKLILCGIFLYSNEPIVIQKTCDILVQIAREINSFSSHVLSLLLHKLTKSHDSSTLKYLLLAIPEFAMSKENLPIVIHTLDTMLNSGKPLKYFAIQLYTKALEKEPRCYRFISAALMDTMETDHSWHSDVTCAQTIKYICENRPEDGEELVPLLSQILNRCVDLNGGAASALALNSISALCKFAVIGIYSTWQVLAPKMRKEKRTVVLESLCELFADIPSYPFRASDDYDKFIVDIVTHLWSYAICEDTRIAKAAFKALRSYHLERVPLSTLPLDFRSDLIVSGAYPEKTTNETDKSENILQYVPGTCWIQMLKKMNTNVLSAAGDLLIFYIEDELSGFRSRIYTWPQGEPSNYKYLPERSVIRAVGEYLRRGNKEDPSNQRTMVECLRIFAYKYKKPLPNIKWDFLKETMQISEEAKEYSLSIMSRHCQISASAKLLTESFLSMYTSASEAGQLLLNEKHLVLYSNLDELCQAIQPSSLKQFLETSLNYVIEKISLNDETSVDLFNHIVSSYATALKSSVILIGNRTLLTSMLEEILEKIDLTSKYFEKYLAAVMELLDKDIERMTSPSIWFEVTPKKLRNAITIRAEISFRKLNSINSPLIWLNEPIDMAASNPEMQKFLLENIQRVQTNLRLLKSCDFGSQKNWILDFMNHINALIVEESYEKNNIIFYCDILFVSIICLSGMDCLLPKRELLASSQDERIRMFPQAISVLIDRQIWKSVSCQIMKWLNHMRTSSVPDVYISAFQSALILLRHEEDYNLQWTNYLSVKTYIPIFN
- the LOC126859290 gene encoding protein C1orf43 homolog — encoded protein: MTEELSGVTIVIFIAAGVLTILLLFVFAKRQIMRFALRSRRGPHIPIGHDAKKSLKKEIERRIEVIPRIQYEPQLISDPRYILTPGGQVPPHYYRLKAVDDVKTLEAEITKYDNCLKRHPSENLRAYLLTTLATPLNGSGQRLIHQFCDLYEHARHDPTEFGDEEYQVYTRLFLKLMDAARLLKSYSSSRKSSPSRTPIKKNVETKRNILEPRMRPPEEQILTGSRPNTLTVMTLDNSETSV
- the LOC126859273 gene encoding uncharacterized protein LOC126859273, which translates into the protein MSNETCARQCNISELMREDTDSEVFFQKYTLSEETTARLESIRDMMKDNIAQANPLWKVIARENKEEICSESENSDNDDESNHNESQMIHDQLVLPSTQFYFTQTERTFIESEKSVTVSPQRCDILESACESLERNNGRLDFAQLENLSNEDLIPMVNEMAKKLSPKGIYNLCTSLNNMTIEQRIKYLNILCTHLLLPKIIELEEPSRLLSSAIVECIKNFPDEIQQFIFVPLLNAELKDTMLIITIVNTFDLQKKIVLLEEFLTYVKELKPWHLSILQNFLSVRLDHNMVDKITKLFSGKALYYSKDKTFSKLILSFLKMNTELSQEQKNVMAEVVAVNETLFRKPMENILKNM